One Lepus europaeus isolate LE1 chromosome 7, mLepTim1.pri, whole genome shotgun sequence DNA segment encodes these proteins:
- the TEX12 gene encoding testis-expressed protein 12: MMASHLVKPDTRSCKRPRETEPQMPDSPQLSSLGKSDSLCSESSGLFYKDEALEKDLNEMSKEINLMLSTYAKILSERAAVDASYIDEIDGLFKEANVIENFLIQKRELLRQRFTVIANTLHR, from the exons ATGATGGCAAGTCACCTTGTAAAACCTGATACTAGAAGTTGCAAGAGGCCAAGAGAAACAGAG CCTCAAATGCCAGATAGTCCACAGCTGTCCTCTCTTGGAAAATCAGATTCACTTTGCTCTGAGAGTTCTGGACTATTTTATAAAGATGAAGCCCTGGAGAAAGATTTGAATG aaatgaGCAAGGAAATTAATCTAATGTTGTCTACATATGCAAAGATCTTAAG tgAGAGAGCAGCAGTAGATGCATCTTATATTGACGAGATAGATGGACTCTTCAAAGAAGCCAATGTTATTGAAAATTTTCTAATACAAAAAAGAGAGCTGTTGAGACAAAGGTTTACAGTGATTGCAAACACACTGCACAGATAA